A portion of the Eubacterium maltosivorans genome contains these proteins:
- a CDS encoding YjcQ family protein → MDNFTIIYKILKALEAAMDFEAFDVSKISHERLGISYERWEKILIMLTKSGYIEGVFYDQCASDYSPKIEQPIQPVITLKGLEYLADNTLMKKAANILKGIKETIPEL, encoded by the coding sequence ATGGATAACTTCACCATCATCTACAAAATCCTAAAGGCTTTAGAAGCAGCCATGGACTTTGAGGCTTTCGATGTTTCTAAGATATCCCATGAGCGCCTTGGCATCTCCTATGAGCGCTGGGAAAAGATTTTAATTATGTTAACAAAGTCCGGATACATCGAGGGCGTTTTTTATGATCAGTGTGCTTCAGATTACAGTCCAAAAATTGAACAGCCCATACAGCCGGTCATCACGCTAAAAGGACTTGAATATCTGGCTGATAATACGTTGATGAAAAAAGCTGCCAACATTTTAAAAGGCATTAAGGAAACCATACCGGAATTATAA
- a CDS encoding minor capsid protein codes for MAKHRLSYWEQRQVQNMYHYMEKAEDAADQIAKLYQKASGYISHQADAIFDKYQTKHRLTEAEAYRLINQLQDKASLDELLQKLRNGEDHQKELLAKLEAPAYQARLERLKQLQNQIDQIMTEVYDQVKQKNRSHYVDLGNEAYYRGIFDLQQQAEAAFGFSYISAKQIEAAVNRKWSGKNYSERIWKNTRLLAQELKQELLINLVTGRTNREVAEIIQNKFGKGASKARRLVRTESNYLATELNFKAYEECGVEKYQYLATLDLRTSEICRGLDGKLFLVKDRKAGVNCPPMHPWCRSTTISVVEESLIAKMQRSAIDPATGKRIKVPRSMNYEKWYDKYVRGKPAVEREEKKLKNRTADRSQHQKYRKVLADEVPENLDKFQEMKYNNSERWQFTKLDYQRQNELAKHPELKLPNAENVIVPDKKFSHYLFGGDHQKGLAKGAAFTSRLGYDINNWSELQNEITERAVKYPAVYKDNNGYGDRYEQKIVLYGNKGTPANVVVGWLLKPDGSVSMSSAYIKEVK; via the coding sequence ATGGCGAAGCATAGGCTTTCCTACTGGGAGCAGCGGCAGGTTCAGAATATGTACCATTACATGGAAAAGGCTGAGGACGCCGCCGATCAGATCGCGAAGCTGTACCAAAAGGCTTCCGGATACATCAGCCATCAGGCAGACGCAATTTTCGATAAATATCAGACAAAGCACCGTCTGACTGAAGCAGAAGCTTACCGCCTGATTAATCAGCTGCAGGATAAGGCATCTCTGGATGAACTGCTTCAAAAGCTCAGGAATGGCGAGGATCATCAGAAAGAACTGCTTGCAAAACTGGAAGCGCCAGCCTATCAGGCCCGCCTTGAACGCCTGAAGCAGCTGCAAAACCAGATTGACCAGATCATGACCGAGGTATACGATCAGGTAAAACAGAAAAACCGCAGTCACTATGTGGACCTTGGGAATGAAGCCTACTACCGGGGCATCTTTGATCTCCAGCAGCAGGCAGAGGCAGCTTTTGGGTTTTCCTACATTTCCGCCAAGCAGATCGAGGCTGCCGTTAACCGGAAATGGTCTGGAAAAAACTATTCCGAACGCATCTGGAAAAATACCCGGCTGTTAGCACAGGAACTGAAGCAGGAGCTGCTCATCAACCTGGTCACTGGCCGCACGAACCGGGAAGTGGCCGAGATCATACAAAACAAGTTCGGTAAAGGCGCCAGCAAAGCAAGGCGCCTCGTCCGAACCGAGAGCAACTATCTGGCTACGGAATTGAATTTTAAAGCCTACGAGGAATGCGGCGTCGAGAAATACCAGTACCTGGCAACCCTCGACCTGCGCACCTCTGAAATATGCCGAGGTCTGGACGGTAAACTGTTTCTGGTAAAGGACCGCAAAGCTGGCGTGAACTGCCCGCCAATGCACCCCTGGTGCCGGTCAACAACCATTTCAGTGGTGGAAGAATCTTTGATCGCCAAAATGCAGCGCTCCGCCATCGACCCCGCCACGGGCAAACGCATCAAGGTGCCACGCTCCATGAACTATGAAAAATGGTACGACAAATACGTGAGGGGTAAGCCAGCGGTTGAACGGGAAGAAAAGAAATTGAAGAACCGGACAGCTGACCGTTCACAGCACCAAAAATACCGAAAGGTCCTTGCAGACGAAGTGCCTGAAAACCTGGATAAATTCCAGGAAATGAAGTATAATAATAGTGAGCGCTGGCAGTTTACAAAGCTGGATTACCAGCGACAGAATGAACTTGCGAAGCACCCAGAATTAAAATTGCCAAATGCTGAAAATGTTATTGTTCCAGACAAAAAGTTTTCACACTATTTGTTTGGAGGCGATCATCAAAAGGGGTTAGCGAAAGGAGCGGCGTTTACGTCAAGACTGGGTTACGACATTAACAACTGGTCAGAGCTTCAAAATGAAATCACCGAAAGGGCGGTGAAATATCCAGCGGTCTACAAGGACAATAATGGGTATGGCGATAGATACGAGCAAAAAATAGTGCTTTATGGGAATAAAGGTACACCTGCTAACGTTGTTGTTGGGTGGTTACTAAAACCAGATGGCTCTGTCTCAATGTCAAGCGCATACATCAAGGAGGTAAAGTAA
- a CDS encoding phage portal protein, translated as MQVFTMPAEKFDEQNIDKQAIRHLILKHRSGIERLQKLENYYEGRHQILSDIDRENKLVCNHAKDIADTASAYFIGNPVSYKAEADITRLTEALESAGSDEADGDNGLDLSIYGRAYEYIYAKEGETALQIKNLSPKNTFMVYDDSIEQNELFAVYYYAKVDSTDKANTVYVATIVTRNFKYIMDIQDIEGPQAFTEDAKPHFMDAVPIIEYHNNKLAIGDYELQIPLIDAYNALMSDRITDKEQFIDAILALYGALLSDEDDEKEGDGKGTEAARKRLNQEKLLELPADAKAEYLTRTFDEAGVEILKKAIEQDIHKFSHIPCMTDENFGGNVSGVAMEFKLLGMENITKIKTRCYKKGLRKRLRIFANFLGKKAVSIDVSGVSLVFTRAMPKNLLEISQYVANLWGKVSKKTLLSQVPFVYDPDEELKAVQQEEKENLQKQKEIFGNAPNTSPEIEGKDEEDGEA; from the coding sequence ATGCAGGTATTTACCATGCCCGCAGAAAAATTTGACGAACAAAATATTGATAAGCAGGCCATCCGGCATCTGATCCTCAAGCACCGGTCCGGTATTGAGCGCCTGCAGAAACTGGAGAACTACTACGAGGGCAGGCATCAGATACTGAGCGATATTGACCGCGAGAATAAACTGGTCTGTAATCACGCCAAAGACATTGCGGACACAGCCAGCGCTTACTTTATTGGCAATCCGGTCTCCTATAAAGCCGAGGCGGACATCACAAGGCTGACAGAAGCGCTGGAAAGCGCTGGATCGGATGAAGCCGATGGGGACAATGGTCTGGACCTGTCCATCTATGGCCGGGCCTATGAATACATCTATGCCAAAGAAGGCGAGACAGCGCTTCAAATCAAAAACCTCAGCCCTAAAAATACCTTCATGGTTTACGATGACAGCATTGAGCAGAATGAACTCTTTGCTGTTTATTATTATGCTAAAGTCGATTCTACTGACAAAGCCAATACCGTATATGTGGCAACCATTGTGACCCGAAATTTTAAATATATCATGGACATCCAGGACATCGAAGGCCCACAGGCGTTTACAGAAGACGCAAAGCCCCATTTTATGGACGCAGTCCCCATCATCGAATACCACAATAACAAGCTGGCCATTGGAGACTATGAGCTGCAAATCCCACTGATCGATGCCTACAACGCGCTCATGAGTGACCGCATCACTGACAAGGAACAGTTCATTGACGCGATCCTTGCCCTGTACGGCGCCCTGCTTTCAGATGAGGATGACGAAAAAGAGGGCGATGGAAAGGGAACCGAGGCAGCCAGAAAGCGGCTGAATCAGGAAAAATTGCTTGAACTGCCCGCCGATGCAAAAGCCGAGTATCTCACCCGCACTTTTGATGAGGCCGGCGTTGAAATCCTGAAGAAAGCCATCGAGCAGGACATCCACAAATTCAGCCACATCCCCTGTATGACAGACGAGAATTTCGGCGGCAACGTTTCCGGTGTGGCCATGGAGTTCAAGTTACTGGGCATGGAGAACATCACAAAGATCAAGACCCGGTGCTACAAAAAAGGCCTCCGGAAGCGGCTTCGTATTTTCGCCAACTTCCTCGGTAAAAAAGCCGTTTCAATCGATGTTTCAGGTGTTTCGCTGGTTTTCACACGAGCGATGCCTAAAAATTTACTGGAGATCAGCCAATACGTGGCAAACCTCTGGGGTAAGGTCAGTAAAAAGACGCTGCTGTCTCAGGTGCCCTTTGTCTATGATCCCGATGAAGAGCTTAAAGCTGTGCAGCAGGAAGAAAAAGAGAACCTCCAAAAGCAAAAGGAAATCTTCGGTAATGCGCCAAACACATCGCCAGAGATAGAGGGTAAGGACGAGGAAGATGGCGAAGCATAG
- a CDS encoding PBSX family phage terminase large subunit, whose translation MTSQKQTPVKLTSLIAPSFHELHWDILEHKHTHYKLAGGRGSTKSSFISLEIILGMMQDPEANAIAMRKVGRFLEESVFEQLRWAIEGLGVSDKWKVRFSPLGLSYLPFGNKIIFRGADDPQKIKSVKLKKGYFKYIWFEERSEFDGPEEERTILQSLMRGGTDYYVFYSWNPPKSINSWVNQDILLERPDTIVSHTDYRSVPRDWLGEQFFIEAEHLRDTKPKAYEHEYLGVATGTGGAVFENVTVRTITDEELSRFDRIKNGLDFGYGADPLAYIKMHYNKTRKRLFLFGEIYAVKLGNTKAAREIRKLNPLNHYITADSEEPRAIAALNELGLRVIGAKKGPGSVDYGMEFLSDELEEIVIDPKRCPNAAREFTSYELEQDKDGNFKGSYPDKNNHTIDAVRYGMEDAMTRRKAKIKNKARAGLR comes from the coding sequence ATGACATCCCAAAAACAGACACCGGTTAAACTGACATCCCTGATCGCGCCCTCTTTTCACGAGCTGCACTGGGATATTTTAGAGCACAAGCACACGCATTACAAACTGGCCGGGGGCCGCGGATCGACAAAGTCCTCGTTTATCAGCCTGGAAATCATTCTTGGAATGATGCAGGACCCGGAGGCGAACGCCATTGCGATGCGGAAAGTTGGCCGTTTTCTGGAAGAATCCGTCTTCGAGCAGCTGCGGTGGGCCATTGAGGGACTGGGCGTTTCCGACAAATGGAAAGTCCGGTTCTCGCCGCTGGGGCTATCCTATCTCCCATTTGGGAATAAGATCATTTTCCGTGGCGCCGATGATCCTCAAAAGATTAAATCTGTAAAACTTAAAAAAGGCTATTTTAAATACATTTGGTTTGAAGAACGATCCGAGTTTGACGGACCAGAGGAAGAAAGAACCATCCTCCAGTCCCTGATGCGCGGCGGTACCGACTATTATGTTTTTTATTCCTGGAACCCGCCAAAAAGCATCAACAGCTGGGTGAATCAGGACATTCTTCTGGAGCGGCCCGACACCATTGTGAGCCATACAGACTACCGGAGCGTCCCGAGGGATTGGCTTGGCGAACAATTTTTCATCGAGGCCGAGCATCTGCGGGACACAAAGCCAAAAGCCTACGAACACGAATATTTAGGCGTGGCCACCGGGACCGGAGGAGCCGTCTTTGAAAATGTCACCGTTCGCACCATTACCGATGAAGAGCTGTCCCGGTTTGACCGGATTAAAAACGGTCTGGACTTCGGCTATGGCGCAGACCCACTCGCCTATATCAAAATGCACTACAACAAGACGCGAAAACGTCTTTTTTTATTTGGTGAAATCTACGCCGTAAAGCTGGGGAATACCAAAGCCGCCCGGGAAATCCGTAAGCTAAACCCACTCAATCATTACATAACAGCCGATTCAGAAGAACCACGTGCCATTGCGGCACTCAATGAACTGGGGCTTCGTGTCATTGGCGCAAAGAAAGGCCCAGGGTCCGTGGATTATGGGATGGAGTTCCTGTCTGATGAACTGGAGGAGATTGTCATTGACCCGAAGCGCTGTCCCAATGCCGCCCGAGAGTTTACCAGCTACGAACTGGAGCAGGATAAAGACGGCAATTTCAAGGGCAGCTACCCAGACAAGAACAACCACACCATCGACGCTGTGCGGTATGGGATGGAAGACGCCATGACCAGAAGAAAGGCTAAGATAAAAAATAAGGCCCGTGCCGGGCTTAGATAG
- a CDS encoding terminase small subunit, with protein sequence MGMTDKQKRFADEYLIDLNGTRAYKVAYPRVKSDAAASVNASRMLRIAKVKTYIDEQLEKMHNEKTADAQEVMEYLTAVMRGETESSVLSLCGDGCQEILEKPPDEKERLKAAELLGKRYSLFTDKVEHGGDIGGVVIVNDIPKTDTG encoded by the coding sequence ATGGGCATGACCGACAAACAGAAACGTTTTGCAGATGAATACTTAATCGACCTAAACGGAACAAGGGCCTATAAGGTCGCTTATCCGCGGGTGAAAAGCGATGCCGCTGCGTCAGTGAATGCATCAAGGATGCTAAGAATTGCTAAGGTCAAAACCTACATCGACGAACAGCTTGAAAAAATGCACAACGAAAAAACGGCTGATGCGCAGGAGGTGATGGAATATCTGACCGCCGTCATGCGCGGTGAGACCGAGTCCAGCGTCCTAAGCCTGTGTGGTGATGGCTGCCAGGAAATCCTTGAAAAGCCGCCCGATGAAAAAGAGCGTCTGAAGGCCGCAGAGCTACTTGGCAAGCGGTACAGTCTTTTCACCGACAAGGTCGAGCACGGCGGCGACATTGGGGGTGTGGTGATTGTCAATGACATCCCAAAAACAGACACCGGTTAA
- a CDS encoding helicase-related protein has translation MDASTAAVLSNKLLQLCNGAIYDENKAVYALHDEKLEALKEIVDTAQGNSLLVFYNFQHDRDRIKKALSRMKLRIGELKTPEDIEAWNTGKLDILLAHPASAAYGLNLQDGGHIVVWFGLNWSLELYQQANARLHRQGQTETVIVQHLVTQGGMDEQVMEALQGKEATQDALLNALKARIEEYKQEEEDANNEAKAL, from the coding sequence ATCGACGCCAGCACCGCAGCGGTCTTAAGCAACAAGCTGCTGCAGCTGTGCAACGGAGCTATCTATGACGAAAACAAAGCCGTCTACGCGCTGCACGACGAGAAGCTGGAGGCACTGAAAGAGATTGTGGACACGGCCCAGGGAAACAGCTTGCTGGTGTTTTATAACTTCCAGCATGACCGGGACCGGATCAAGAAAGCCCTGTCCCGGATGAAACTGAGAATCGGGGAATTGAAAACCCCGGAAGACATCGAAGCATGGAACACCGGTAAGCTGGACATTCTGCTGGCTCACCCAGCCAGCGCCGCCTATGGATTAAACCTTCAGGACGGCGGGCACATCGTCGTGTGGTTCGGGCTTAACTGGTCCTTGGAACTGTACCAGCAGGCCAACGCAAGACTGCACCGTCAGGGCCAAACCGAGACCGTCATCGTCCAGCACCTGGTCACCCAGGGCGGCATGGACGAGCAGGTCATGGAAGCGCTGCAGGGGAAGGAAGCCACACAGGATGCCTTACTGAACGCTCTGAAAGCACGGATTGAAGAATATAAGCAGGAGGAAGAAGATGCCAACAATGAAGCCAAAGCGCTGTGA
- a CDS encoding VRR-NUC domain-containing protein, with the protein MLEKELERKFVEAVKKAGGRAYKFVSPGNAGVPDRLVILPGNHIGFVELKQTGKKPTAIQNRQMDRLENLGCHVYLLDRPEEIDALISDLKCTVAHADDEAYTKEVMNP; encoded by the coding sequence ATGCTTGAAAAGGAACTGGAAAGAAAATTCGTAGAAGCGGTAAAAAAGGCAGGAGGCCGAGCCTACAAGTTTGTGTCCCCTGGAAATGCGGGGGTGCCGGACCGCTTGGTAATTCTTCCGGGAAACCATATCGGGTTTGTCGAGTTGAAGCAGACCGGCAAGAAACCGACAGCCATCCAAAACCGGCAAATGGACCGGTTGGAGAATCTGGGGTGTCACGTTTATCTGTTGGATCGGCCTGAAGAGATTGACGCGCTGATCAGTGACCTTAAGTGTACGGTTGCCCACGCGGACGATGAGGCTTATACGAAGGAGGTGATGAACCCATGA
- a CDS encoding virulence-associated E family protein, protein MQNNIKLTISTGSGRHAVFWYPQELYWADFIQKVSSPVVTAENFTAYKRLPKKQQDDLKDVGGFVGGRLAENRRKNDKVIDRSLITLDADSVPSGGTQAVLQAVSALGCAYVVYSTRKHEEAAPRLRIVIPLDKPCTAEQYEPIARKVASYIGMEIMDPSTFEASRLMYWPSVSADMPQQYVFAYEDKPFLSGEGVLAQYTNWQDVAEWPEVPGAAKVRQTAAKRQGNPLDKKGVVGAFCRTYDVPAAIAKFIPDAYNPCDTPGRYSYAEGSTVGGAVLYDGGNFIFSHHATDPISGLLCNAFDLIRLHKFGHLDADAKPETPVASLPSYRAMRSFCVEDPEVKALLSTERYAQAVEEFEGVETVQAIEDPTAWMGLMKMNENGQYVKTIENVLTVLEHDPLIRDHFYHDEFSNRPVVTARLPWEENVPGLYRERGWKDADDAGLRLHMEKFYNISGQQKIYDAMAVYATKHKRHKIREYLGALKWDGQKRLETLLIDYFGAEDNQYSRDTIKKALVAAVARIWNPGVKFDNMLILAGAQGIGKSTFFSKLGKNWFSDSLRTFEGKEASELLQGYWIIEVGELEGFNKSEMGTIKQFLSKKDDIYRAPYGHRTEAFPRTCVFFGTTNESDFLRDRTGNRRFWPVDVHKEKATKSVFTDLDDEVDQIWAEAMVYYAIGEKLFLEGAAANEAEEAQEAHKEVNPKEGVIVDFISRRVPLEWNKFGLMERRTYWATEWPKATEENTVPRDRICAAEIWCECFNNELKFMQRKDTAEINNILNSLKNTEKVRSSQRFGPDYGKQRGFWLK, encoded by the coding sequence ATGCAAAACAACATCAAGTTAACCATCTCCACCGGGTCCGGAAGGCACGCGGTCTTCTGGTACCCCCAGGAACTGTACTGGGCCGATTTTATACAGAAAGTATCAAGCCCTGTCGTAACCGCTGAAAACTTCACGGCCTACAAGCGCCTGCCCAAAAAACAGCAGGACGACCTCAAGGATGTCGGGGGCTTTGTGGGCGGAAGGCTGGCCGAAAACCGCCGTAAAAACGACAAAGTCATCGACCGGTCCCTGATTACCCTGGACGCGGATTCCGTCCCGTCTGGGGGCACCCAAGCCGTCTTACAGGCGGTATCTGCTCTGGGCTGCGCCTACGTGGTGTACTCCACGCGAAAGCACGAGGAAGCCGCGCCAAGACTGCGCATTGTGATCCCCTTGGACAAGCCCTGCACGGCCGAACAGTATGAGCCCATCGCGCGGAAAGTTGCCAGCTACATCGGCATGGAAATCATGGACCCGTCAACTTTTGAGGCCAGCCGGCTCATGTACTGGCCCAGCGTCAGCGCAGACATGCCACAGCAGTACGTTTTTGCCTATGAAGACAAGCCTTTTCTCTCCGGAGAAGGGGTGCTTGCCCAGTACACCAACTGGCAGGATGTGGCCGAGTGGCCCGAAGTGCCCGGCGCGGCCAAAGTACGGCAGACCGCTGCCAAGCGACAGGGGAATCCCCTGGATAAAAAGGGCGTTGTGGGCGCATTCTGCCGGACCTACGACGTGCCGGCCGCCATCGCGAAGTTTATTCCAGACGCCTACAACCCCTGTGACACCCCAGGGCGTTACAGCTACGCGGAGGGCTCCACCGTGGGCGGGGCCGTGCTTTACGACGGCGGGAACTTCATTTTCTCCCACCACGCCACCGACCCGATTTCCGGCCTGCTCTGCAACGCCTTCGACCTGATAAGGCTGCACAAGTTCGGCCATCTGGACGCGGACGCCAAACCCGAGACCCCAGTGGCCAGCCTGCCCAGCTACCGGGCCATGCGCAGCTTCTGCGTGGAAGACCCGGAGGTCAAGGCGTTACTCAGTACTGAACGCTATGCGCAGGCAGTGGAAGAATTTGAGGGCGTGGAGACGGTGCAGGCAATTGAAGACCCAACCGCGTGGATGGGCCTCATGAAGATGAACGAGAACGGGCAGTATGTGAAAACCATTGAGAATGTGCTGACCGTTTTGGAGCACGACCCGTTAATCCGGGATCACTTCTACCATGATGAGTTCAGCAACCGCCCCGTCGTGACCGCAAGGCTGCCCTGGGAAGAGAACGTCCCGGGGCTTTACCGGGAACGGGGCTGGAAAGACGCCGACGATGCTGGTCTGCGGCTGCACATGGAAAAGTTCTACAACATCAGCGGGCAGCAGAAAATCTATGACGCCATGGCTGTCTACGCGACCAAACACAAGCGCCATAAAATTAGAGAGTACCTGGGCGCCTTAAAATGGGATGGCCAAAAACGCCTTGAAACCCTCTTAATCGACTACTTTGGCGCCGAGGATAACCAGTATTCCAGAGACACCATTAAAAAGGCACTGGTGGCCGCTGTGGCCCGAATCTGGAACCCTGGCGTCAAGTTTGACAACATGCTGATTCTGGCCGGCGCCCAGGGGATTGGGAAGAGCACTTTTTTCAGCAAGCTCGGTAAGAACTGGTTTTCTGACAGCTTGAGAACTTTTGAAGGCAAGGAAGCCAGTGAGCTGCTGCAGGGCTACTGGATCATCGAAGTGGGTGAGCTGGAGGGCTTTAATAAGTCCGAAATGGGCACCATCAAGCAGTTTCTCAGTAAAAAGGATGATATCTACCGGGCGCCATATGGACACCGGACAGAGGCCTTTCCGCGGACGTGTGTATTCTTTGGAACCACCAACGAAAGCGACTTCTTAAGGGACCGCACCGGGAACCGCCGGTTCTGGCCTGTGGACGTTCATAAGGAAAAAGCAACGAAAAGCGTATTCACCGATCTGGATGACGAGGTGGATCAGATCTGGGCTGAAGCCATGGTCTATTATGCCATCGGCGAAAAGCTGTTTCTGGAAGGGGCTGCCGCCAACGAGGCCGAAGAAGCCCAGGAGGCCCATAAGGAAGTAAACCCCAAGGAAGGTGTTATTGTGGACTTTATCAGCCGTCGCGTGCCGCTAGAGTGGAATAAATTCGGACTGATGGAGAGGAGAACCTACTGGGCCACAGAGTGGCCTAAAGCGACGGAAGAAAACACGGTGCCGAGGGATCGAATCTGCGCAGCGGAAATTTGGTGTGAGTGCTTTAACAACGAGCTGAAGTTTATGCAGCGCAAGGATACCGCTGAGATTAATAACATCCTAAACAGTTTGAAAAATACCGAAAAGGTGAGATCGAGTCAACGTTTTGGACCGGATTATGGGAAGCAGAGAGGCTTTTGGTTGAAATAG
- a CDS encoding DNA polymerase — MAKNLSIDIETYSSVDLTKSGLYKYVQSSDFEILLFAYSFDDEPVEVVDLTQKGRTLPQRVLWALQDPNVKKTAFNAAFEWYCINKFFVSPLEQWECTMVHAYYAGYAGGLGLVAEAMGMPPDKKKDTAGKALIKLFCCPNGKKTKKHPYDRVLPKHEPEKWQLFIEYCRQDVVVEKAIKEKLGKYPLPEQEQRYWIMDQAINSGGVGTAMPLIDGALYIKDAVEQELKENIRAITGTDNPNSDDQVKAWIFETAGIEVKSLEKKVVEDVLDAVSAFPEVVTVLNLRKQLKKSSLAKYATLKDGTCADGRFRGMLQFYGAKTGRWAGRAVQPQNLPRNYMATLDTARELVMQKNVEGLKMIYGNVQDTASQLIRTAFVPVEGCIFAVADYSAIEARVIAWLAGENWKLDVFRTHGKIYEASASAMFGVPLEKITKGNPEYELRAKGKVAELALGYQGSDGALIQMGALKMGLEEEELPDIVRRWRASNPRIKDLWWKLDRAAVQCVKYGTPQYLQKGLVLSRDQEYLFITLPSGRQLFYLHPGILPNRWGDDAISYEGRGASKKWVTLETYGGKLTENVVQAIARDCLAEAMYKLHCAGYKICFHVHDEVILEIPQNDPVYNLDNAIKIMCEPPAWAPDLPLNADGFTSDYYKKD, encoded by the coding sequence ATGGCAAAGAACCTCAGCATTGATATCGAAACTTACTCCAGTGTAGATTTAACCAAGTCAGGGCTGTACAAATACGTGCAGTCCTCAGACTTTGAGATTCTGCTCTTTGCTTACAGCTTTGACGATGAACCCGTGGAGGTGGTGGATTTAACCCAGAAAGGGCGAACCCTGCCGCAGCGTGTACTCTGGGCCCTTCAGGACCCAAACGTTAAAAAGACCGCTTTTAACGCGGCCTTTGAGTGGTACTGCATCAACAAGTTTTTCGTAAGCCCCCTGGAGCAGTGGGAGTGTACCATGGTCCATGCCTATTATGCTGGTTACGCCGGCGGTCTTGGCCTGGTGGCCGAAGCCATGGGGATGCCGCCGGATAAAAAGAAAGACACCGCGGGCAAGGCGCTGATTAAGCTGTTCTGCTGTCCTAATGGGAAAAAGACAAAGAAGCACCCTTATGACCGCGTCCTGCCAAAACACGAGCCCGAAAAATGGCAGCTTTTTATCGAATATTGCCGCCAGGACGTGGTCGTGGAAAAAGCCATCAAGGAAAAACTGGGCAAGTACCCTCTGCCTGAACAGGAGCAGCGCTACTGGATCATGGATCAGGCCATCAACAGCGGCGGCGTGGGCACGGCAATGCCGCTGATTGACGGCGCCCTTTATATCAAAGACGCGGTTGAGCAAGAACTGAAAGAAAATATCCGGGCGATCACAGGAACCGACAACCCAAACAGTGACGACCAGGTTAAAGCCTGGATTTTTGAAACCGCCGGCATTGAAGTGAAGTCCCTTGAAAAGAAAGTTGTTGAGGATGTCCTTGACGCCGTGTCCGCATTTCCGGAAGTGGTAACCGTGCTGAACCTGCGTAAGCAGCTGAAAAAATCCAGCCTGGCAAAGTACGCCACCCTGAAGGACGGCACCTGTGCAGATGGGCGATTCCGGGGAATGCTGCAGTTTTACGGCGCGAAAACAGGCCGGTGGGCTGGGCGCGCCGTGCAGCCACAAAATCTTCCCAGGAATTACATGGCCACACTGGACACCGCCCGGGAACTGGTTATGCAGAAAAATGTTGAGGGCTTAAAGATGATTTACGGCAATGTCCAGGACACCGCCAGCCAGCTGATCCGCACCGCGTTTGTGCCGGTCGAAGGCTGCATTTTCGCCGTGGCAGATTACAGCGCCATTGAGGCCCGGGTCATTGCCTGGCTAGCCGGAGAAAACTGGAAGTTGGATGTTTTCAGAACCCACGGCAAAATCTATGAAGCATCCGCCAGTGCCATGTTTGGGGTGCCCCTCGAGAAGATCACAAAGGGAAATCCTGAATACGAGCTCCGGGCAAAAGGAAAAGTGGCCGAGCTGGCCCTGGGCTATCAGGGGTCGGATGGTGCTTTAATCCAGATGGGTGCCCTTAAGATGGGGCTGGAGGAAGAAGAACTCCCGGACATCGTTAGACGCTGGCGGGCATCTAACCCGCGGATCAAAGACCTATGGTGGAAACTGGACCGCGCAGCTGTGCAGTGTGTAAAGTACGGTACACCGCAGTATCTGCAAAAAGGGCTTGTGCTCTCAAGAGACCAGGAATATCTTTTTATCACTTTACCCTCTGGCCGCCAGCTTTTTTATCTTCACCCAGGCATCCTGCCGAACCGGTGGGGCGATGACGCCATTTCCTACGAAGGGCGGGGCGCATCGAAAAAATGGGTCACCCTGGAAACCTATGGGGGCAAACTGACCGAAAACGTGGTTCAGGCCATTGCGAGGGACTGCCTGGCAGAAGCCATGTACAAGCTGCACTGCGCAGGTTATAAAATCTGCTTCCACGTGCACGATGAAGTGATTCTCGAAATTCCCCAAAATGACCCGGTCTATAACCTGGACAATGCCATCAAAATCATGTGTGAGCCCCCGGCCTGGGCGCCGGACCTGCCCTTAAACGCCGATGGCTTTACCAGTGATTATTATAAGAAAGATTAG